CGACTGGGGCGGCGCCGAGCAGGGGGACGTGGCGGTCGGCGCCGAGCACGTCCTCGACGAGTACGACTGGCTCGACGAGGAGCGCGTCGCCGTGTACGGCGGCTCCTACGGCGGCTACTCCGCGAACTGGCAGCTGGTCCAGTACCCGGACCTGTACGCCGCCGGGATCGCGTGGGTCGGCGTCAGCGACCTGTTCGACATGTACGAAAACACTATGCCGCACTTCCGGACGGAGCTCATGGCCAAGAACCTCGGTGACCCCGACGAGAACGAGGCGCTCTACCGCGAGCGCAGCCCCGTGACCCACGTCGGGAACCTCGACGCGCCGCTCCTCATCGTCCACGGCGTCAACGACCCGCGGGTGCCCGTCTCGCAGGCCCGGATCCTCCGGGACGCCCTCGACGACGCCGGCTTCGAGGCGGGCGTCGACTACGAGTACGAGGAACTGGGCGAGGAGGGCCACGGCTCCGGCGACATCGACCAGAAGATCCGCTCGCTGGAGCTGCTCGACGACTTCCTCGACCGACGGATCGGCGCGGAGCGGACCGCGGTCGCGTCGCTGGACGACTGAGGAGGCAGTAGCGCCTCCCGGTCTAACGGTCGTCCGGTAAACGCGCCGACCGCGGACTCAACAAATATATCTTGGTCGCAGAAAGAAATATGTAGTTTTGTCTCGTCGTGCGAGGTATGGCAGATGAGGCGCACCGCGACGACCCGCCCTCGTTCGAGCGACCTTTTGAGAACGAAGACACGAAGGGGCGCGTGTACGGCGCGGTGTTACATGCTCGGGAGCCGATGACCGTCTCCAAAATCGCTGAGCGGGCGGACTGCTCGGACGAGTCGGCGCGGGCGCACCTGTCGTTCTACGCCGACCTCGGCATCGTCGTTCGTCACGAGGGGCGGCCGGTCCGGTACGAGCGCAACGACGACTACTTCGAGTGGCGGCGGGTGAGCGAACTCGCGCGCAAGCACACCATCGACGAGTTACGGGTCCGCGTGTCCGAACTGACCGACCGGATCGAGGGGTACCGCGACGAGTACGACGCCGACTCGCCCGCCGACGTCGACGCCCTCGCGTTCGACGCGCCGCGGATCGACGACGTGTACGCGGACCTCGGCGACTGGGCCACCGCCCTCGAGGCACGCCGCCTTCACGAACGCGCTCGGCGGAAGGCGGCCGGATCCGCGGTCTCGTCGCACGGCTGACGATGGCACCGGCAGACGACGGCGCCAGTCCCGCACCGATAGACCGATCGGTGTTGGAGCGGATACGGTCTCGATGCGCCGGTAGTCGCACCGTCGAGTCCGCGGAGTTACTCGAAGCGGGGAACACGCACCTGCGCGTCGAGTTGTCCCCGGAGTACTACCTGAATGAGGCGGCCGCTCGGTTCGAGATTCGCTGGTACCGCAACGACGACTTCGCCGTCCACTACCAGGAGGACCGACGGGGTACCGCGTGGAAGTGTCGGTGGGACCGGCACCAGAACGCGCACAACTCGCGGGACCACTTCCACCCGCCGCCGACCGCGGGCCGCACCGACGCGCGGGACGCCGAGTGGCCCTCGGACCACCGGGACGTGATTCGGATCGCCTTCGATCGAGTGGAGGATCGTATCGAGACGCTGTGGGGGCGACGGTAGGGTCCGTCTTCACCCGACGAGCAGTTCGATCGCCCCCGGAAACGCCATTCCGATCCCGACGACGCGCGTGAGTGTCACCTTCCACTCCGCGGGTTCGACCTCGGACCACGCGCCCGCTTGCTCCCGATCGAGTCGAGTCGCTCTTCGAACCGGGCGAGCCGGTACGGCCAGACGGCCTGCGGGATCCCGAACGCGAGGAGGAAGAGGGCGAGCGCGGGGTACACGGTTGTGCTTGATCGAGTTCGCTAGTGACCTCCTCCTCGCCGTAAACGGCGAGGCTTCCCACGGCACTACACCGCTGGGTTGGGATATTTGCTGGTTCACGGCCTGTCGGCATGACAGGCCGATGGCGGGGCCACACCGCCGTTACTCCTATCCCGGCAGGGGACTCGGAGTTATCTTGACCGAGACACCACAGCGGTTCGAGAGTGTGTCTCGAACGTTCTGGGCCTCGGAGTCCCGATATTGTGCATTTGAGTGGGCGGTGTGACCGCCTCGGTGTACGTCATGCTACGATACACTATTAGTTAAATATCCGTATTGTTGCTGAACGTAGGTTGTGGAGGCGATGTCGGATTCACGCCCGCCGTGAACGGCGGGATTCTCTCCTCGAAGAAAGATAGGCCTTCTGGGGGTCGTTCGAGACGCGCGTCGAGGCGGTCAGGGGTCGACGGAGATGCGCCCGGTTGACGCCCCTCTGCCGGATCGGTGTCGGAAAGAGGAAACGTCGGTCAGCGACCGCGAGCCTCGCTTACTCGCCCGTCTCGATCGGCGCGCCGATGAGGTTGCCCCACTCG
The sequence above is a segment of the Halorubrum sp. 2020YC2 genome. Coding sequences within it:
- a CDS encoding transcriptional regulator, whose amino-acid sequence is MADEAHRDDPPSFERPFENEDTKGRVYGAVLHAREPMTVSKIAERADCSDESARAHLSFYADLGIVVRHEGRPVRYERNDDYFEWRRVSELARKHTIDELRVRVSELTDRIEGYRDEYDADSPADVDALAFDAPRIDDVYADLGDWATALEARRLHERARRKAAGSAVSSHG